A window of Plantibacter sp. PA-3-X8 genomic DNA:
CCTACATGCGCGGTCGCATGAACGACGCCCGCTCCTACGTCGCGCCGTACCAGCTCGGTGAGACGATGACCGGCGGCGCCATCGGCCGGGTCGTCGAGTCGGCCGCCGAGGGCTTCTCCGTCGGCGACGTCGTCCTGCACCAGTTCGGCTGGCGCGACCTCGTCCAGGAGGACGCCAGCGGGTTCCGCGTCGTGCCTGAGCTCCCCGGCGTCCCGCTGTCCGCCTACCTCGGCGTCCTCGGCATGACGGCCCTCACCGCGTACGTCGGTCTGCTCGAGGTCGCCAAGTTCCGGGAGGGCGACACGGTGTTCGTCTCCGGTGCTGCAGGTGCCGTCGGCACGATGGTCGGCCAGATCGCCCGTCTCAAGGGCGCGAAGCGCGTCATCGGTTCGGCCGGATCGGCTGAGAAGGTCGCCCTGCTGACGGAGAAGTACGGCTACGACGCCGCGTTCAACTACAAGGACGGCCCCGTCACCGAGCAGCTCGCTGCCGCGGCACCCGACGGCATCGACGTGTACTTCGACAACGTCGGCGGCGAGCACCTCGAAGCGGCGATCGACGCCTTCAACGACGGCGGACGCGCAGCGCTCTGCGGCGTCATCTCGCAGATCAACGACACCGAGCGTGCCGAGGGCCCGCGCAACCTGTCGAACATCGTGACCCGCGGGCTGACCCTCACGGGCTTCACCGTCGGCAACTACACGCAGCACTTCCCGGCGTTCTCCGGTGAGATGGGCGCCTGGTTGCAGAACGGCGACGTCGTCTTCGACGAGACCGTCTACGAGGGCCTCGACCACACGCTCGACGCGTTCCTCGCGCTCATGCGCGGCGCCAACACCGGGAAGATGGTCGTCAAGCTCTGACGCGATCCCTCGACCTCGCCTGACACCGGCGATCGACGGCCCGTCCACCCGCTCCGGGTGGACGGGCCGTTCGTCGTCGTCAGACCGCTGCGAGGATCCCGCCGGCCGCATCGATGCGGGCCATCGCGAGGCGTTCGGCGGCGACGAGCGTCGTGACGCCCTCCGCTGCGGCGTCCCGGTAGATCGACTGCACGGTCCGCCCGATCGCCGACACCCGCTGCTCGATGGCCGCGGCATCGGCGCCCGGTTCGGACGCCATGGCGAGGTAGATCACGCCGCCCGCGTTCGCGACGAAGTCCGGCGCCCACAGGATGCCGCGCTCCTCGAGGGCCACCGCGTCGGCGCGGGAGGCGAGCTGGTTGTTCGCCGCCCCGACCACGGCGCGACACCGCAGCTGCCCGATCACCCGGGCGTTCAGGGCGCCGCCGACGCCGCACGGCACGAAGAGGTCCGTCTCGACGAGGTGCTCGTCGCCCGGTTCGATCCAGCTGGCGCCGATCTCCTCGGCGAGGGCGCGCTTCCGTGGGTCGACGTCGGTGACGATGAGGCGAGCACCCTCGGCCGCGAGCCGTCGGGCCAGACGGCCGCCGACCTGGCCGAGCCCGGAGATCGTCGCCCGGTGGCCCGCGACGAGCGGGGTGCCGAAGACCGTCTCGAGCGTCGCGGTGATGGCCGCGTGCACGCCGGCAGCCGTCGCCTCGCTCGGTTCGCCGACGCCACCGCGGTCAGCCGGCAGCCCGCTGACGTGGTCGGTCCGCTCGGCGACGACGGCCATGTCCTCGGCGGTCGTGCCCACGTCCTCCGCGGTGCGATAGGCGCCGCCGAGCGCTTCGACCGCGTCGCCGAGGTCGAGCATCGCGTCGCGGCGCTCCGCGGGGTCGAGGGTCGTGCCGACGGGCAGGTGGATGACGGACTTGCCGCCGCCGTGCGCGAGACCGGCGGCCGCGTTCTTCATCGTCATCCCCGCGGCCAGGCGGAGGGAGTCGTCGACGGCCTCGAGCCAGGACCCGTACCGCCAGAGCCGCGCGCCGCCGAGGGCCGGCCCCATGGCGGTGGAGTGCAGGGCGACGCTGATGGTCAGCCCGGAGCGCGGTCCGCGGCTGATGGAGAGGCGTTCGTGGGGGAGGGTGGTGCTGTGCATCGCGTCGCTGGACGCGACCGGGTCGAATGACGTCATCGTCGGATCTCCTCGTGGGTGATTGGTGCGGGCTCCTGGTGGGAGCGGATCGCGGGGCGATGGTGGTGCCCGGCTCTCCTCCCCAGATTCTCCACGCCGACCGCCCGCTCCACAACCGTCGGCTCGACCGGGCCGCCGGACGGGCTGCACCTAGGCTGGACGGCATGGGCGGAGTGCTGACGGGGTTCGCGATCATCGGCACCGTGATCCTCGTCGGCTACCTCGCCGGGCGTCTCGAGGTCGGGGGCCCGACGACCGGGCACGTGCTCAACCGGGTGGCGTTCTTCGTCACCAACCCGGCGCTGCTGTTCACCGTGCTCGCCACGGCCGACCTGCACGAGGTGTTCAGCAGTTTCATCTGGGTCGCCCTCGCGAGTGCCCTGTCGGCCGCCGCGCTCTTCGTGCTGCTGAACGCCGTGTGGCTCCGCAAGGACCTCTCGGTCGCGACGATCGGCGCGCTCGGCTCGGGCTACGTCAACGCCAACAACATCGGCATCCCGGTGGCGGTCTACGTCCTCGGCGAGGCCGGCTACGTCGCCCCGGTCATCCTGCTGCAGCTCCTCGTCTTCGCCCCGATCGCGCTCACCATCCTCGACGTCAGACAGCGCGGCTCCGTCTCCTTCCTCGGCATCGTGACGCAACCCTTCCGCAACCCGATGATCGTCGCGTCGATCATCGGCGTCGTGGTCAACCTCTTCGGCGTCCGGCTCCCCGAGCCCGTCATGGCTCCGTTCGAGCTCCTCGGCGGCGCGGCCGTGCCGCTCATCCTCATGGCGTTCGGGATGTCGCTGCACGGCATGCGGCCGTTGCAGGCCGGCAGCGGACGTCGGGAGATCTTCGTGGCGACGGCGATCAAATCGGTCGTGATGCCCGGGTTCGCCTACCTCATCGCGCACTTCGGCTTCGGGCTGAGCGGCACGCCGTTGTTCGCCTCGGTCGTCCTCGCAGCCCTCCCGGCGGCCCAGAACGTCTACAACTTCGCCAGCCGGTACGAGCAGGGCGTCACGCTCGCCCGCGACACGGTCCTGCTGACGACGATCCTCTCCGTACCGGTCCTCGTCG
This region includes:
- a CDS encoding NADP-dependent oxidoreductase; amino-acid sequence: MNTPALSTQIQLVSRPVGWPTESDFRTVSVELPELAPGQLRVQNLFLSVDPYMRGRMNDARSYVAPYQLGETMTGGAIGRVVESAAEGFSVGDVVLHQFGWRDLVQEDASGFRVVPELPGVPLSAYLGVLGMTALTAYVGLLEVAKFREGDTVFVSGAAGAVGTMVGQIARLKGAKRVIGSAGSAEKVALLTEKYGYDAAFNYKDGPVTEQLAAAAPDGIDVYFDNVGGEHLEAAIDAFNDGGRAALCGVISQINDTERAEGPRNLSNIVTRGLTLTGFTVGNYTQHFPAFSGEMGAWLQNGDVVFDETVYEGLDHTLDAFLALMRGANTGKMVVKL
- a CDS encoding Glu/Leu/Phe/Val dehydrogenase family protein, whose amino-acid sequence is MTSFDPVASSDAMHSTTLPHERLSISRGPRSGLTISVALHSTAMGPALGGARLWRYGSWLEAVDDSLRLAAGMTMKNAAAGLAHGGGKSVIHLPVGTTLDPAERRDAMLDLGDAVEALGGAYRTAEDVGTTAEDMAVVAERTDHVSGLPADRGGVGEPSEATAAGVHAAITATLETVFGTPLVAGHRATISGLGQVGGRLARRLAAEGARLIVTDVDPRKRALAEEIGASWIEPGDEHLVETDLFVPCGVGGALNARVIGQLRCRAVVGAANNQLASRADAVALEERGILWAPDFVANAGGVIYLAMASEPGADAAAIEQRVSAIGRTVQSIYRDAAAEGVTTLVAAERLAMARIDAAGGILAAV
- a CDS encoding AEC family transporter; protein product: MGGVLTGFAIIGTVILVGYLAGRLEVGGPTTGHVLNRVAFFVTNPALLFTVLATADLHEVFSSFIWVALASALSAAALFVLLNAVWLRKDLSVATIGALGSGYVNANNIGIPVAVYVLGEAGYVAPVILLQLLVFAPIALTILDVRQRGSVSFLGIVTQPFRNPMIVASIIGVVVNLFGVRLPEPVMAPFELLGGAAVPLILMAFGMSLHGMRPLQAGSGRREIFVATAIKSVVMPGFAYLIAHFGFGLSGTPLFASVVLAALPAAQNVYNFASRYEQGVTLARDTVLLTTILSVPVLVVVAALLA